Proteins from one Impatiens glandulifera chromosome 2, dImpGla2.1, whole genome shotgun sequence genomic window:
- the LOC124926426 gene encoding 50S ribosomal protein L21, chloroplastic has protein sequence MATISFCSSSLSTAIVSHNHIPTISLSRTTFGAVSFSSTFSRRLITKQSSFVPKLSETEVPVIEEVDSEIESEISVAEPSQVIEIQAEELPKGEDVFAVVMVGGRQYIVIPGRFLYVQRIKDVTVNAKIVLNKVLLVGTRTSTYLGQPVVPNAVIHAVVEEHGLNDKVIIQKYKKKKGYRRNIGHRQPNTRIRITSITGYQDSPALTLPSLP, from the exons ATGGCGACGATTTCCTTTTGTTCATCTTCTCTCTCTACTGCAATCGTCTCTCACAACCACATCCCAActatctctctctctagaacCACATTCGGCGCGGTCTCATTTTCTTCCACTTTCTCCCGAAGGCTCATCACTAAACAGTCATCGTTTGTTCCAAAATTATCCGAAACAGAAGTTCCTGTAATCGAAGAAGTCGATTCCGAAATTGAATCCGAGATTTCTGTGGCGGAGCCTTCTCAAGTTATTGAAATCCAAGCTGAAGAGCTGCCAAAAGGCGAGGATGTTTTCGCTGTTGTCATG GTTGGTGGACGTCAATACATTGTCATCCCAGGAAGATTTCTCTATGTCCAAAGGATCAAAGATGTCACTGTCAATGCTAAG ATAGTTCTGAACAAAGTTTTACTTGTGGGTACAAGAACAAGTACATACCTTGGGCAGCCAGTGGTGCCTAATGCTGTTATACATGCAGTAGTCGAAGAACac GGATTAAACGACAAAGTTATTATTCAGAAATACAAAAAGAAGAAGGGATATAGAAGAAACATTGGGCATAGACAG CCTAATACAAGGATAAGGATAACCAGCATCACAGGATATCAAGATTCGCCTGCACTTACACTCCCCTCACTCCCCTAG
- the LOC124926425 gene encoding uncharacterized membrane protein At4g09580-like → MAAPRNLVIEVGRPKDDKKEEDSPMNKKQIAVKLEGRLLLSKWQLAAALAVFFIFSIALFYIYFTMPAADYGKIKLPRTISDLRALKDHLATYAGAYPTRFVIGYCSTYIFMQTFMIPGTIFMSLLAGALFGVVRGLFLVVFNATAGASSCYFLSKLLGKPIVSWLWPDKLKFFQIEIAKRREKLLNYMLFLRITPTLPNLFINLASPIVDIPFHIFFFATVIGLIPASFITVKAGLALGELKSVKDLYDFKTLSVLFLIGSIIILPTILKRKKIYE, encoded by the exons ATGGCAGCCCCGAGGAATTTGGTAATTGAGGTTGGCCGTCCTAAAGACGATAAGAAAGAAGAGGACTCTCCTATGAACAAGAAACAGATTGCTGTAAAACTCGAGGGAAGACTCTTATTAAGCAAATGGCAATTAGCTGCCGCTTTGGCtgttttctttatcttctcCATTGCTCTTTTCTACATTTATTTCACAATGCCAGCCGCTGACTATGGCAAAATTAAGCTTCCCCGCACAATTTCTGATCTCCGGGCACTCAA AGATCACTTAGCAACATATGCAGGAGCTTACCCTACAAGATTTGTTATTGGTTACTGCTCAACTTACATATTCATGCAGACATTTATGATTCCTGGAACCATATTCATGTCATTGCTTGCTGGAGCTCTTTTTGGAGTTGTGAGAGGTCTTTTTCTAGTTGTATTTAATGCCACAGCTGGAGCATCATCTTGTTATTTCTTGTCAAAGCTTCTAGGAAAGCCTATTGTTAGCTGGTTGTGGCCTGATAAGTTGAAATTTTTCCAGATAGAG ATTGCAAAGCGTAGGGAGAAGTTGCTGAATTACATGCTTTTTCTCAGGATAACACCGACTTTGCCCAATCTATTCATCAATTTGGCATCTCCAATTGTGGATATACCTTTTCATATCTTCTTTTTTGCGACAGTGATTGGTCTTATACCAGCATCATTTATTACAGTCAAG GCTGGCCTTGCACTGGGAGAGCTGAAGTCAGTTAAAGATCTGTATGATTTCAAGACATTGTCGGTACTTTTTCTCATCGGATCTATCATTATCTTGCCCACCATtctgaaaagaaagaaaatctaCGAGTGA